The Hornefia porci genome contains the following window.
CGCATCACTGGACAGAAGGTTCAGTGCCATGATAAATTCCTCATCCTATAACGAATTTTTCCAGCACATGAAACACCTTTTCAAATTGGGAAAGTCCAAGGGAAATTTCAAAGTGAATTACCCGAAACTTGCCGAGGACCTTTTCTGGTATCAGATGGGTAATAACAGGCAGGTCAGTTTGAACTGGGCCAGAGACTACTACAGGAGCAGAGCTAAGAATACAGATAGAGGAAATTCAGAAGATAAAACTAATAACGAAGAGTAATAAGGAGACAATTTTATGAACACTAACAGAAACGAGAACCGCTTTTTCCTTGATATTCACGCTATCCAGATCCTTCCGCCGTCAAACGTCAACAGGGATGATACCGGAAGCCCTAAGACAGCAGTTTACGGAGGAGTTACCAGGGCAAGGGTAAGTTCTCAGTCCTGGAAGAGGGCAATGAGAACTTACTTTCTAGATGAAATGGGAAAGGACATGGGAGTAAGGACAGTACATGTTACTAAATATGTAGCTGATTTTATCATGGAGAAGGATCCTTCTATAAGCGAAGAAAAAGCATTCAAAATGGCAGAGAATATACTTAAACTCGCAGGACTCTCCCTCACAAAAGGCGTTACAAAGGCTCTGTTCTTTATCGGAAGCAAGCAGGCGGAGAACCTGGCTGAAGCGGCAATCTCAGGAGAAAAAGACAAAGATAAGTTGTCTCGGATGCTCAGCAGCGAACCGGCGATAGATATTGCACTTTTCGGAAGGATGGTTGCAGACAGCAAGACACTGAACGAGGATGCGGCCGCTCAAGTGGCGCATGCCATTTCTACTCACGGCGTACAAACGGAGTTCGATTACTACAATGCGGTGGATGATCTGAGACCGGAAGACCAGTCCGGAGCTGCCATGCTTGGAAACATAGAATTCAATTCTTCTACTTTGTATAGATATGCCAACGTAGCAGTTCATAACCTCATGGACCAGCTTGGAGACAAGGAAAAGGCCATCGACACGGCAAAGCTGTTCATCGAAGCGTTCGCTAATTCTATGCCGACAGGAAAGTCGAATACATTCGCAAATCAGACTCTTCCGCAACTTCTGATGGTAAACATTCGTCAGGACAGGCCTGTAAGCCTGGTGACTGCGTTCGAAAATCCTGTAAAAACCAAGGGCGGTAATGCGGAACCATCCATTGTGCGTCTTCTGGAAGAGGAAAAGAAAGTGGAAAAATTCGTAAGAAAGCCTGTATGCTCTCTTATCGTGACGATGGATGATGATATCTCTCTTCCTGAATGGGCTGAAGAAGAAGGCAACTTGTACGACCTTCTGGATGAGTTCGGGAAAAGAGCAGAGGAACTTCTTTAGAAAGAAGGTAAAATACATGAAGGCCATAATACTTAAGATTTCCGGGCCGCTTCAGGCCTGGGGAACTGATTCCCATTTTAATACGAGGCATACGGATGATCACCCGTCAAAAAGCGGAGTGATTGGAATGATAGCTGCTGGTCTTGGATGCGGCAGGAATGACGATGAAACATTAAAAAAGCTGAACGAGCTGAAATTTGCCGTAAGAGTAGATCAACCTGGACAGATATTAAGGGACTATCATACGGTGAAAAAAGATAAGCCTGATGGGAGATCTGGTCACACATATGTCACTAACAGATACTGCCTTGAGGATGCAGTGTTTCTGGTAGCTTTGAGCAGCGATGATGATGAATTGATAAAAACTGTGGAGAATGCCGTGAAAATACCGTATTTTCAGCCGTTCCTGGGACGGAGAGCTCTTCCTCCAACAGCGGATCTTTTCCAGGGAATCATTGACGGAGATCCGATAACTGCCTTGAAGAAATATCCATGGCAGGCTGCTGAATGGTATAAGAGGAAGCCTCACAAGAAGATCCATATTTACGCTGACGCAGTCCTGCTGTCAGATGCTCCTTCTCGCATCAGAAATGATGAAGCGAGTTCCTTTTCCCAGAGAAGAGGAAGGAAGTTTAATCCAAGAAGAGAAGCACACATCGTTATAGATGCTTTTTCAGAAGGGGCGAACGCTCCGGATAGCAGGGAAGAACATGATGCTTTTGCCGCCATAGGAGAGGAATGATATGTATTTATCTCAAGTCGAAATAGATGTTCTGAACAGAAGAAAAATAAAGGATCTGACCCACTTGGGTGCATATCATAACTGGGTGGAGATGAGCTTTCCGGATGAGGTCGGTCAGGAAATCCGAACACGAAAATTGTGGAGAATAGATAGGATCAGAGATCACATTTATCTGCTCATAGTCAGTGAGGATAAACCGGATCTTGGTGCCATGGAAAAGTATGGCGTTCCTGGAAGTGCTGAAACCAAATGCTATGATAAATTCCTCGGTTCGATAAGCGAGGGAAGGCTTTACAGATTCAGGGTTACTCTTAACCCGGTGAGGGCTGTTTCCCAGGGAGAAGGGAAAAGAGGAAGGCTCATGCCTGAAATCACGGCGGAACAGCAGCTTGCCTTTCTGGAGTCCAGAGCCGAGAGACTGGGCTTCAAGCTGATGCCTGAGGAATATCAGATCGTGGAGAGAAGTTGGGAGCCGTTCAGGAAAAAAGGACAGAGATTGATGCGTCTGAGCAAAGCGACGTATGAAGGAATACTGAAAGTGACAGATGAGGAACTGTTTTACAATACTCTGACAAAAGGAATAGGAAAGAAAAAAGCATATGGCTTTGGATTGATGACTGTTATACCTTTATAAAATGAGGATTGAAGAAAAATGGCCTATGCAAAGACAAAACTGCCGCAGTTGCCAAGGGCATCCGACAGGGTAACCTTTATATACGTTGAACATGCGAGGATAAATAGAAACGATGGTGCGGTCACAGTGGCTGAAAACAGAGGAATAGTGCGTATTCCGGCTGCTATGATAGGTATTCTTCTGCTGGGACCGGGCACTGATATTAGCCACAGGGCAATGGAACTCCTGGGAGATACGGGGACAAGTGTTGCCTGGGTGGGTGAGCATGGTATACGTCAGTATGCTCACGGAAGAAGCCTTTCGCGCA
Protein-coding sequences here:
- the cas7e gene encoding type I-E CRISPR-associated protein Cas7/Cse4/CasC produces the protein MNTNRNENRFFLDIHAIQILPPSNVNRDDTGSPKTAVYGGVTRARVSSQSWKRAMRTYFLDEMGKDMGVRTVHVTKYVADFIMEKDPSISEEKAFKMAENILKLAGLSLTKGVTKALFFIGSKQAENLAEAAISGEKDKDKLSRMLSSEPAIDIALFGRMVADSKTLNEDAAAQVAHAISTHGVQTEFDYYNAVDDLRPEDQSGAAMLGNIEFNSSTLYRYANVAVHNLMDQLGDKEKAIDTAKLFIEAFANSMPTGKSNTFANQTLPQLLMVNIRQDRPVSLVTAFENPVKTKGGNAEPSIVRLLEEEKKVEKFVRKPVCSLIVTMDDDISLPEWAEEEGNLYDLLDEFGKRAEELL
- the cas5e gene encoding type I-E CRISPR-associated protein Cas5/CasD, which encodes MKAIILKISGPLQAWGTDSHFNTRHTDDHPSKSGVIGMIAAGLGCGRNDDETLKKLNELKFAVRVDQPGQILRDYHTVKKDKPDGRSGHTYVTNRYCLEDAVFLVALSSDDDELIKTVENAVKIPYFQPFLGRRALPPTADLFQGIIDGDPITALKKYPWQAAEWYKRKPHKKIHIYADAVLLSDAPSRIRNDEASSFSQRRGRKFNPRREAHIVIDAFSEGANAPDSREEHDAFAAIGEE
- the cas6e gene encoding type I-E CRISPR-associated protein Cas6/Cse3/CasE; translated protein: MYLSQVEIDVLNRRKIKDLTHLGAYHNWVEMSFPDEVGQEIRTRKLWRIDRIRDHIYLLIVSEDKPDLGAMEKYGVPGSAETKCYDKFLGSISEGRLYRFRVTLNPVRAVSQGEGKRGRLMPEITAEQQLAFLESRAERLGFKLMPEEYQIVERSWEPFRKKGQRLMRLSKATYEGILKVTDEELFYNTLTKGIGKKKAYGFGLMTVIPL